The proteins below come from a single Lodderomyces elongisporus chromosome 3, complete sequence genomic window:
- the MRM2_1 gene encoding 2' O-ribose methyltransferase, with protein MTLVLDNMIQRTYQLHPSQFGLVLRRFKSKQTRKHLAKVQDDPFNRRKGDFYRSRAAFKILEINDRCRLFHKNCKNIVDLGFAPGAWTQVAVEKLHEQKIEDFKILGIDINEAVPYRGCHYIQGDLLKKETHEKIKEFFKSKDGSPEQIDLIMSDMMVNCTGHEHYDHLGNMELCGAATILSFDTLKTGGNLVMKVWHGSEEKLLDLRMRIMFERLVRMKPESSRSESSELFYVGLRKRDLQKLGITLPDLFNTQEELELLLKRL; from the coding sequence ATGACCTTGGTATTGGATAATATGATTCAACGAACTTATCAACTACATCCTTCTCAATTTGGTTTAGTGCTAAGGCGGTTCAAATCTAAgcaaacaagaaaacatCTTGCAAAAGTTCAGGATGATCCATTTAATAGACGGAAAGGAGATTTTTACCGATCACGGGCTGCATTCAAGATTCTAGAGATCAATGATAGATGTCGACTATTTCACAagaattgcaaaaatatAGTAGACTTGGGGTTTGCGCCTGGTGCTTGGACCCAAGTTGCCGTGGAGAAATTGcatgaacaaaaaattgaggATTTCAAGATCTTGGGGATTGACATTAACGAAGCTGTACCGTATAGAGGGTGTCATTATATCCAGGGtgatttgttgaaaaaggaaacacatgaaaaaatcaaagaattTTTCAAGTCCAAGGATGGATCACCGGAGCAAATCGATCTCATCATGAGTGATATGATGGTAAACTGTACAGGACACGAACATTATGATCATTTGGGGAATATGGAACTTTGTggagcagcaacaataCTCTCGTTCGACACTTTGAAAACAGGTGGTAATTTAGTGATGAAAGTGTGGCATGGCTCTGAAGAAAAATTGCTAGATTTGAGGATGCGAATAATGTTTGAGAGATTAGTGCGAATGAAACCCGAATCGAGTCGGTCAGAGTCAAGCGAGTTGTTCTATGTTGGGTTGAGGAAACGAGATTTACAAAAATTAGGTATTACTTTACCCGACCTATTCAATACACAAGAGGAACTTGAATTGTTATTGAAGCGCTTGTAA
- the FDH1_1 gene encoding formate dehydrogenase (NAD+) (BUSCO:EOG09262PIH), with translation MSETAGKTITCKAAVAWEAKKPLSIETIEVAPPKAHEVRIKIYDTGVCHTDAYTLSGSDPEGAFPVILGHEGAGVVESVGEGVTNVKPGDHVIALYTPECGECKFCKSGKTNLCGKIRATQGKGVMPDGTSRFTCKGKELLHFMGVSTFSQYTVVADISVVAIDPKAPFDKACLLGCGITTGYGAATITANVQKGDNVAVFGAGCVGLSVVQGCKERQANQIIVVDISNKKKEWAEKFGATAFVNPTELPEGTSIVDKLIEMTDGGCDYTFDCTGNVDVMRNALEACHKGWGTSIIIGVAAAGKEISTRPFQLVTGRVWKGAAFGGVKGRSQLPGIVDDYMQGKLKVEEFITHNHDLEGINTAFDDMHKGDCIRAVVKM, from the exons ATGTCAGAAACCGCAGGAAAA ACAATTACATGTAAAGCCGCCGTTGCTTGGGAGGCCAAGAAGCCATTGAGCATAGAGACTATTGAAGTTGCACCACCCAAGGCTCACGAAGTGCGTATCAAGATTTACGACACTGGTGTTTGTCACACTGACGCATACACCTTGAGTGGATCTGACCCAGAAGGTGCATTCCCAGTCATCTTGGGACACGAAGGTGCAGGTGTTGTTGAATCTGTTGGTGAAGGTGTCACCAACGTTAAGCCAGGTGACCATGTTATTGCCTTGTACACACCAGAGTGTGGGGAGTGTAAGTTCTGTAAGAGTGGCAAGACCAACTTGTGTGGTAAAATCAGAGCTACCCAGGGTAAAGGTGTTATGCCTGATGGCACATCCAGATTCACCTGTAAAGGTAAAGAATTATTACATTTCATGGGTGTCTCAACCTTCTCGCAATACACTGTTGTGGCTGACATTTCagttgttgctattgacCCTAAGGCACCATTTGACAAGGCTTGTTTGTTAGGTTGTGGTATCACTACAGGTTATGGTGCTGCCACCATCACTGCCAATGTCCAAAAAGGTGACAATGTCGCAGTCTTTGGTGCAGGATGTGTTGGTTTGTCCGTTGTTCAAGGTTGTAAGGAAAGACAAgcaaatcaaatcattgTTGTGGATATCagcaacaagaagaaggagtGGGCTGAAAAGTTTGGAGCCACTGCTTTTGTCAACCCAACAGAATTACCAGAAGGCACCTCGATTGTGGATAAGTTGATTGAAATGACCGATGGTGGATGTGACTACACTTTTGACTGTACCGGTAACGTTGATGTTATGAGAAACGCGTTGGAAGCATGTCACAAAGGTTGGGGTACATCCATCATCATtggtgttgctgctgctggcAAAGAAATTTCCACCAGACCATTCCAATTGGTCACTGGTAGAGTATGGAAAGGTGCTGCATTCGGTGGTGTTAAAGGTAGATCACAATTGCCAGGAATCGTTGACGATTACATGCAAGGTAAATTGAAGGTTGAGGAATTCATTACTCACAACCACGATTTGGAAGGAATAAACACTGCTTTTGATGACATGCACAAGGGTGACTGTATCAGAGCAGTTGTTAAAATGTGA